The Loxodonta africana isolate mLoxAfr1 chromosome 5, mLoxAfr1.hap2, whole genome shotgun sequence region GAAGGAGGACTAGCAGGAGGAGGAAGCATGACATATCCTGTGAACACCATGTAATTCTGACTGCAACTTGGAGTTTATAATAAACATAATGCAGACCATTAGATTAGTGGGGCAAGTTGAAAATGATTTTTATAGCCATTTTAGCCATGCCAATAGGTATGTAGTCTGTCCAGGGGTGAAGCCACTGGATGTCTTTGATAAGTAGAAAGGTAAGATTTATTGCATGATTCCTTTTGTTGTTTTCATGAATTATCACATGTGATCCTCACAAAACCTCTAGGAAGTGGACATTATTATCTCAGTTTTGCCTTTAAGGAATCTGAAGGAAAGAGATTAAATAGCTGCCCAAGTTTAATGAGCTTGTCAGTGGCAGAGCTTAAATTCAAATCCATACACCATGATATCAGAACCCTCAAGCCTAAACACTACTTCAACAAGTAGTGTAGGCAAAACACCCGAAAGAAGATCTGAGTGTAGATCAGATGTCATTGGCCCACTTTTCTTTTTCAGGTCTCTTTGCATCAAAATACACCAGCAGCTGCAATTAACTGCAATCCTGTCAGCCTCCATGATGTTTCCCTTAGCCAGAAAGGTACTGCGCAGTCTTCAGCTTCGGAGCTTTCAGCAAATGATGGCAAGACAAAGCCACCAAAAGCACCTACCAGATTTTCATGACAAATATGGTGATGCTATACTAGCCAGTGGAGCAACATTCTGCTTTGTTGCATGGGTATTTGTAATCACACAGATTGGACTAAAATGGAACCTGTCCCCTGTGGGCAGAATCACCCCAAAGGAATGGAGGAAGTAACCATCACATCTGCTGTAATTCCAAATTGTTTCAAAACCAATTTGTTAGCTAAGCACTCTGCTACTCATTAAAATATGGcattattaaagaaataaaatatacttgAAATCTTAAAAAAGTTGTT contains the following coding sequences:
- the LOC100666763 gene encoding cytochrome c oxidase subunit 7B, mitochondrial, which translates into the protein MISEPSSLNTTSTSSVGKTPERRSECRSDVIGPLFFFRSLCIKIHQQLQLTAILSASMMFPLARKVLRSLQLRSFQQMMARQSHQKHLPDFHDKYGDAILASGATFCFVAWVFVITQIGLKWNLSPVGRITPKEWRK